The Ruminococcaceae bacterium R-25 DNA segment AACTGCTGCATAACGCTTGATCTGGTCATCAACATAGCTGTCGCTTCTAGCCCAGATCCTGATCGTATACTTAACGTCATTCTTGTTCTGGGACGCTTCGTCTTCGTAGAAATTAACGTAAAATTCGGTTCTTCCGTACTGGTCAGTGTTCTTGTTGTGCTCGATTGAGCTGCCTGCGAATCTGCCGTCATCCAATGCTGCGAAAGAAACATTTACACCAAGGTATTCACTCTTAACTTCAACCAGAGAATAACCGTCGGGAATGGCAGGTGTTGTCTCTGCAGTAGTCTCTTCTGTTGTTTCAGAAGATTCAGTTGTTTCTTTAGTGGATTCTGTTACTGTTGCTTCAGTTTCCTCTGTTGTTGCCTCAGGCTTTTTGCCGCAAGCTGCAAAGCTCAAAGCCATAGCAAGAACGAGTGCTGTTGCTGCGAATTTCTTCATAAATACTCTCCTTTGTCCAAAAGTGAATTTTCGACTGCTCGATTATACGCTTGTCTCTTTTTTGTGAAGAAGGGGAGTTCATTGTCATTCTTAACACCAAATTTTTAAGGCATTTCTGAGAATTTGGAGAAAAGGCAACAAATTAAATCATTTGAACGATATTATCGAACAAAATTAAAGGCTTTTGCCCATGTAAAAACCTTCTCCAACTAGTTTCGCGCAGCGAACTGTTCGTACGTTGGAGAAGTTTTTTATTTTGGTGGAGCATACGGGACTTGAACCCGTGACCCCCACACTGCCAGTGTGATGCGCTCCCACTGCGCTAATGCCCCATCTGATTAACGATTATACGTGGCGGTGAATATTTATGCTATACTTCTCTTTAATTAAATCTTGATGGAGGTTTTGAGGAATGAGCATTACTACCAGTGATTTTATTTCAGTAAGCAATCCCGATCTTAAGGCTAAGAAGTTCACAATAACCATCGATGGCGGTTATGAGGCTTCTGTTATTACATACGGCGCAGTTATCACCGATCTTATCGTACCTGATAAGGACGGCAAGCCTACAGACATCATGCTCGGCTGCAAGGGCCTTGATGAGTATATGGGCAACGGTGCAAATCACGGCGCTGTCGTAGGTCGTTCTGCTAACAGAATTAAGGATGCATCTTTCGTTATCAACGGCGTTAAGTACCAGATCCCTAAGAATGAAGGCGAGAACAACCTCCATTCCGGCAATCCCGGTTACCACAATGTGTTCTGGGACGGCAAGATCCTTTCTGAGGAAGAGGCAGATGCTATCATCCTTGATTCAAAGATCGCAGGCATTCCCGGCTGTGACGGCGGAGCAGTCCTTTTGAGCTATACGAGCCCTGACGGAGCTACTGGTTTCCCCGGAAACCTTGATACAAAGGTTCTTTATTGCTGGCTCGAGGATAAGACATTCCTCATTCTCTATTGCGGAAAGACAGACAAGGACACGATTTTCGCGCCCACAAACCATGCATACTTCAATCTGCGCGGCGAGGCAGCTGAGGGCACAGTCAATAATGACCTCATCATGATCAACTCTGACAAGATCACTATCAAGGACGATATGAATGTTCCCACAGGCGAGCTTCTGGACGTTGAAGGAACTGTTTTCGACTGCAGAGAATACCGCTTTATCGGCGAACTCAATGACAGTGATGACCACCAGATGGTTATCTCAAAGGGTATCGACCAGAATTTCTGCCTTAACACGACAGCAGGCACATTCTCATTTGCTGCAGCAGTTACGGCACCTGAATCAGGAATCACGATGGAGTGCTTAACAGATCTTCCGGGCATCCAGATCTATGCAGGAAATAACCTTGGAAGCCCGCTCGACATCAAGACAACAAAGGCATACGGCCAGTATGACGCTATCTGCCTTGAGGCTCAGATGGTACCGAATGCTGTCAACCTTACTGGCTTTGATTCTCCTGTCATCAAGGCAGGCAAGAAGGTTTACCACGCTTGCGGTTACAGATTTGTATAAACTGTATTGCTCCACTTTAATCAGTTGGAGTATAA contains these protein-coding regions:
- a CDS encoding aldose 1-epimerase, encoding MSITTSDFISVSNPDLKAKKFTITIDGGYEASVITYGAVITDLIVPDKDGKPTDIMLGCKGLDEYMGNGANHGAVVGRSANRIKDASFVINGVKYQIPKNEGENNLHSGNPGYHNVFWDGKILSEEEADAIILDSKIAGIPGCDGGAVLLSYTSPDGATGFPGNLDTKVLYCWLEDKTFLILYCGKTDKDTIFAPTNHAYFNLRGEAAEGTVNNDLIMINSDKITIKDDMNVPTGELLDVEGTVFDCREYRFIGELNDSDDHQMVISKGIDQNFCLNTTAGTFSFAAAVTAPESGITMECLTDLPGIQIYAGNNLGSPLDIKTTKAYGQYDAICLEAQMVPNAVNLTGFDSPVIKAGKKVYHACGYRFV